TCATCACATTATGAACCCCAAAACGGGATATCCTGCACAGAGCGATATTATTTCAGTTTCGGTGATAAGCAATAACGCCACCATATGCGATGGATATGCCACTGCGCTATTTATTATGGGTACAAAGCAGGCAATTACTTTTTGTAAAAACAATGCTAAACTTAACATCCAATGTATTATTATTGATAAGAATATGAATATCTACTGTTCAAAAAATCTTTTACAAAAAGTATCATTTTCTCATTATTCAGTATATCCATTCTAAGATTTATCAAGTAAAGTTACTTCCGCTTATTTATAAATATACAATTGTTGCTCATATTAAAAAATAATGTACACATCTATTTGATGGTATACGCATGTATTTCATAATTCACTAAATTATTTCATAAATAATTAATGCGTGTGCATATTTTTGTAGATGAATGTGATACTTGTGTATATAATTTTTCTAACGGTTGTTCAGATAGTTTATAACAACCAACTAAATTTTATTCAATGCTACTCATCTATAAAAAATACTTTATCAGCAAAAAACAGTATGCTTAATGTTTTTAGTATTCATTTTTAATGATGTAATTATTTAATGTTAATTATTTAAGGAGATACGTATGCCTCACAAAATAGCATTGTACCCTGGAGACGGTATTGGCCCTGAGGTTGTGGCAGAAGCAGTAAAAGTCATTGATGCCTGCGATATTGATGTACAATACACTACATTCAACTGGAATACAACCCTGTATAGTAAAACTGGAAAATGTGCTCCTGAAAATTATCTTGAATTACTTTCATCATTTGACGCAATATTATTAGGTGCACTTGGTAATACAGCAAATGCTCCTGACCATATTGCTGTTGAGCCGCTTTTGACTATCAGAAAAGCATTTGATCAATATGTCAATATACGGCCAACAATGCTTTTTCCTGGTGTTGAATCACCGTTAAAAAACAAAAAACCATATGACATAGATATGATAGTAATAAGGGAGAACACCGAAGGTGAATATACAGCACTTGGTGGAAGACATTACATTGGCACTCCCGATGAAGTTGCTATGCAGATTAACTATTTCTCGCGCAAAGGGACTGAACGCATCATACGATACGCATTTGAAACCGCCCGCAACCGAAAACGCAAAACTTTAACAAGCATTACCAAATCCAATGCATTAAAATATAGCATGGTATTCTGGGATACTGTGTTTTACGAAGTTGCAAAAGAGTATCCCGATGTAACAGCATCATCTATGCTTGTCGATGCAGCGGCTATGAATATGGTGCGCTCCCCTGAGCAATTTGACGTGGTGGTAGCCTCCAATCTTTTTGGTGACATACTTACCGACCTGGCAGCGATAGTTGTTGGAGGAATGGGATTTGCTGCAAGTGGTAATATTAATCCAACACGAAAATACCCATCGATGTTTGAGCCGGTACATGGATCAGCACCTGATATTGCAGGAAAAGGTGTAGCAAATCCGGTTGCAGCAATACTGAGTGCTGCACTGATGTTAGAGTTTTTAGGTGAACATGATGCTGCACAAAAAATTAAATCTGCTGTGGTCAATCACCTGAGCGATAGTACTGTTAAAACACCCGATCGTGGTGGCAATGCAACCACTGCTGACGTTGGCACAGATATATCCAAGCGTATACAATGAAATGCTTGATTTTTATTATTAGATATGATATCCCTCTATAGAATGTAATATAATTTAATCAGAGGTTTACCATGGATCTTACTCAATACACCATACCATCAACAAAGATAAATGATTTTTATATACCTGTTTCTGATGGGATGGAATTATATTGTATAGATTTTATTCCCAAGAAGGATTCTTCCTCCAAACCAATTATATTCTTTGTTGCCGGATGGATATCACATATAACCGGTTGGAAAGATGTATTACTTACTTTAACCGATGAATACCGGGTTATATATATCGAAACTCGCGAAAAAACATCTTCCAGAATACCTGAAGGGAAAACGTATAAAGACTTTTCTTTCAATGTCATGCGAATGGTGATTGATCTCCATGACGTTATACAAAAAGTTATTCCTAAAAATAGAACATTTGTCATGGCAGGAAGTTCACTAGGTTCTTCAGTTATACTTGAATATTTAGCTATGAATACCCGTAAACCTGAATGTGCACTACTTATTGGGCCACTTCCTGAATTCAGATTCCCCCCTCTGCTAGGTGACATTGTACCACGGCTTCCTGCTTCATGGTATAATGTACTAAAAGAACTGGTCAAATGGTATTTACGCAATTTTCGCCTGGATATTGAAAAAGAAAAGGAACAAATGACAAAATATACCAATACAATAAATTCAGCAGACCCATATAAATTAAAACCTAATGCACTTGCACTCAAAAATTATAATCTATGGGACAAACTCCCCTTTATTACAACACCCTGCTATATCTTTGGGGCAAAAACTGATAAATTGCATGCAACTGATGACATCAAACGTTTGTTACAAAATCTTCAGATTGCTGAATATATTGAATGTGAAAGCAATAAAGAAACACATAGCCGCATTGTTGCAATTCACTTTAAAAACATCATTTTAAAAAAGCTTTATACTAAAATAAAACCCAAAAAGTAACAACTTTGCTTGATTTTTTCATATATTGGTTTTATATTGAGTTTAATAATTATTTATGGGGAGTTTTATGTCCTTTTGTAAAGTTGAGATAGCAACTATTGTCCTGGATGAGGAAAGTAACACTCCTATAGTGGTACTCCAGGATAATGAAACAGGCAATATACTGCCTATCATGATAGCACCACTTGAAGCAAGCCTTATAGCTATTGAACTTGAAGGCAAAAAGCCTGTTAGGCCCCTTACCCATGATCTTATTATTACCATGCTCAAAACTTTCCAGTACACATTGACTTCTGTAATTATTGACGACCTCAAGGATAACATTTATTTTGCAAAACTGAATTTGATTGCTCCTGACAACTCAGAAATTATCATAGATTGTCGCCCAAGTGATGCTATGGCGATAGCTCTCAGAGCACATGTTCCCATATATGTTAAAAAGAAAGTGTTTGCAATTGCTCAAGGATTGGAAAATCTTTCCCAAATAGATAAAGAAACCATGAAAGAGGTCCTTGAAGATATTGACATTGACGATGTCGGTGGAAAAATAATGTAACATTGCTATATTGTGGAGGGCTTATGGATCCTGAGAAGAATATTGCTGCACTTCATAATATTATACGAGATCTTACCGAAATAGAATCCAGGTTAAATGAATACATTGACACGACCATGTGGATAAGCGATCCACATGGTGCTGGTGATAGATTTGTATCAATCCTTAAAGGGCGTTTTGGCCTTGTATGGAGGATATGCTATGAAGCTTTGCCCAAAACATTTTCAAAAGAAAAGATTGATTATATGGGTAGGATAATTCGTAAGGAGCGGTATTTTGAAGATGAGGTGTACCGCCTTGACAGGCAGGATATCATATCATCTCTCGTCAGAATTGTTCAGTACCGCGTTCAGAATGTACGGGATTTTGATGAGATAAGAAATAATATCAATAAAGATTTAAAACATGTACTTGAAAATCTTATATTAAACTATCCTGTACCAAATATGATTTATGAAAATGAATTGATAGCTGATAAGATTATAAGTTCATTATGTAAAATAGTTAAACAGGTTATTCTGGGGCATCTTATTGTACTTGGCGATGTATTTGACCGGGGTGATGAACCAGATAAAATAATTCGCATTCTAAATCAGAAGGATATTAAACGGTATCTGACATTTATATGGGGTAATCACGATATATTGTGGATGGGTGCTGCAGCAGGTAATAAATCATTAATAGCAGAAGCATTACGCATAAGCACACGCTATGACAACCTTGCATTTCTTGATAGATTGGGAATTGATATTTCTAAATTAAAGGAATTTGCTTTAAAAACATATACCAAAGAAATACCCGGCAATTTTAAAGCAAAGCAGGATATATCACGAAGAATGGAGAAAGCTCTTGCCATTATTCAATTTAAACTTGAAGAGCAAACAATACGGGAAAATCCTGAATTCAATATGGATTCAAGACTATGGCTTCATAAATTAGCTGATATGTTAAAAAATAATGATGTTACTGGATTAACCGATACACACTTCCCTACAATAGATTTAGATAATCCTACTCAATTATCACCCCAGGAAGAAGAAATTATTAATGATCTTGCATATCAATTTACC
This DNA window, taken from Spirochaetota bacterium, encodes the following:
- a CDS encoding bifunctional nuclease family protein, with amino-acid sequence MSFCKVEIATIVLDEESNTPIVVLQDNETGNILPIMIAPLEASLIAIELEGKKPVRPLTHDLIITMLKTFQYTLTSVIIDDLKDNIYFAKLNLIAPDNSEIIIDCRPSDAMAIALRAHVPIYVKKKVFAIAQGLENLSQIDKETMKEVLEDIDIDDVGGKIM
- a CDS encoding 3-isopropylmalate dehydrogenase, translating into MPHKIALYPGDGIGPEVVAEAVKVIDACDIDVQYTTFNWNTTLYSKTGKCAPENYLELLSSFDAILLGALGNTANAPDHIAVEPLLTIRKAFDQYVNIRPTMLFPGVESPLKNKKPYDIDMIVIRENTEGEYTALGGRHYIGTPDEVAMQINYFSRKGTERIIRYAFETARNRKRKTLTSITKSNALKYSMVFWDTVFYEVAKEYPDVTASSMLVDAAAMNMVRSPEQFDVVVASNLFGDILTDLAAIVVGGMGFAASGNINPTRKYPSMFEPVHGSAPDIAGKGVANPVAAILSAALMLEFLGEHDAAQKIKSAVVNHLSDSTVKTPDRGGNATTADVGTDISKRIQ
- a CDS encoding fructose-bisphosphatase class III, which gives rise to MDPEKNIAALHNIIRDLTEIESRLNEYIDTTMWISDPHGAGDRFVSILKGRFGLVWRICYEALPKTFSKEKIDYMGRIIRKERYFEDEVYRLDRQDIISSLVRIVQYRVQNVRDFDEIRNNINKDLKHVLENLILNYPVPNMIYENELIADKIISSLCKIVKQVILGHLIVLGDVFDRGDEPDKIIRILNQKDIKRYLTFIWGNHDILWMGAAAGNKSLIAEALRISTRYDNLAFLDRLGIDISKLKEFALKTYTKEIPGNFKAKQDISRRMEKALAIIQFKLEEQTIRENPEFNMDSRLWLHKLADMLKNNDVTGLTDTHFPTIDLDNPTQLSPQEEEIINDLAYQFTTSKKVRYLMEFLFEHGKLYHIHNYILNIHALIPSTPDGQFEEFLGYRGKALLDHLQHRIKTIGKNYLEGKPQNPKDLALMFYLWCGSKSPFFGKNAMKTFERYFIADKSTHKEKLLYWGENLLKREFMDKIMQEFGAERIVYGHTPVDVRKGEKIASPDGRAINIDGGFSDAYLSRGHALIQTPYSLYAIILPTPEETIQARQKKEPVNLMVEIIDNFETPLRVKDTYTGKLLIKKRNELYEKLLQYSEQYSDMENIKTLNYSMV